In Plasmodium falciparum 3D7 genome assembly, chromosome: 13, the following are encoded in one genomic region:
- a CDS encoding MSP7-like protein, protein MKRQIILFTSLFIFSLNLTLSYEKSNNRLGYYNEENADNKEKNKITFMFNDIKVGMQNDVEENLDNGKNVLEDEHLVIGQEGQTDNEGPHTETKPERSVESGGTGDSVSNHESELPRDTETREVVTTVQPGTQLGESGAKETLESQTSPAPQGTSGLQGEKVPGALSSVSQTSSPDVSSRSEQPQTMPESPRPEGTSTESQPRGSTESDASNKNGSQTNVRTISNSSNSITSPQTTQPSNNQNNTVSTTSEVKYLDLLYDELLTNSEGKHQVHFGENHKKYNIFRKHYDNFVINQKEYDIIKKLLNSIFRDNNENEKMKNLVSIFQKALNDKKFHDQFKNFIYGIYGFAKRHSYLRNEKIQNDSEYKEFFENAVDLLNTL, encoded by the coding sequence atgaaaagacaaattatattgtttacttctttatttatattttctcttAATTTAACGTTGTCATATgaaaaatcaaataataGATTAGGatattataatgaagaaaatgcaGACAATAAGGAGAAGAATAAAATTACTTTCATGTTTAACGATATTAAGGTAGGTATGCAAAATGATGTGGAAGAAAATTTAGATAATGGAAAAAATGTGTTAGAAGATGAACATTTGGTTATAGGGCAAGAAGGACAAACCGACAATGAGGGTCCTCATACAGAAACTAAACCTGAAAGATCTGTTGAATCAGGAGGTACAGGCGATAGCGTTTCAAATCATGAATCGGAATTACCAAGAGATACAGAAACTCGTGAAGTTGTAACAACAGTACAACCAGGAACACAATTAGGAGAATCAGGAGCAAAAGAAACATTAGAGTCACAAACATCACCAGCACCACAGGGAACATCAGGATTACAAGGAGAAAAGGTACCAGGTGCCTTATCAAGTGTATCACAAACGTCTAGTCCCGATGTATCATCAAGATCTGAACAACCACAAACGATGCCAGAATCACCAAGACCAGAAGGAACATCAACCGAATCACAACCAAGAGGATCGACAGAATCAGATGCaagtaataaaaatggtTCCCAAACTAATGTTAGGACAATTTCAAATTCTAGTAATAGTATCACATCTCCTCAAACGACACAACCTagtaataatcaaaataatacaGTAAGTACAACCTCAGAAGTGAAATATTTAGATCTCCTTTATGATGAACTTCTTACAAATAGCGAAGGAAAACATCAAGTTCATTTTGGAGAAAatcacaaaaaatataatatttttagaaagcattatgataattttgTCATTAATCAAAAAGAGTATGATATAATTAAGAAACTTCTTAATTCTATTTTTAgagataataatgaaaatgaaaaaatgaaaaatttagTCAGCATTTTTCAAAAAGCATTAAATGACAAGAAATTTCATGATCAATTTAAAAACTTTATTTATGGTATTTATGGATTTGCAAAACGTCATAGTTAtttaagaaatgaaaaaatacaaaacgATAGTGAATATAAAGAATTCTTTGAAAATGCAGTGGATTTATTAAATACActttga
- a CDS encoding merozoite surface protein 7, producing MKSNIIFYFSFFFVYLYYVSCNQSTHSTPVNNEEDQEELYIKNKKLEKLKNIVSGDFVGNYKNNEELLNKKIEELQNSKEKNVHVLINGNSIIDEIEKNEENDDNEENNDDDNTYELDMNDDTFLGQNNDSHFENVDDDAVENEQEDENKEKSESFPLFQNLGLFGKNVLSKVKAQSETDTQSKNEQEISTQGQEVQKPAQGGESTFQKDLDKKLYNLGDVFNHVVDISNKKNKINLDEYGKKYTDFKKEYEDFVLNSKEYDIIKNLIIMFGQEDNKSKNGKTDIVSEAKHMTEIFIKLFKDKEYHEQFKNYIYGVYSYAKQNSHLSEKKIKPEEEYKKFLEYSFNLLNTM from the coding sequence ATGAAGAgtaatatcatattttatttttcttttttttttgtgtactTATACTATGTTTCGTGTAATCAATCAACTCATAGTACACCagtaaataatgaagaagatcaagaagaattatatattaaaaataaaaaattggaaaaactaaaaaatatagtaTCAGGAGATTTTGttggaaattataaaaataatgaagaattattaaacaaaaaaattgaagAATTACAAAAcagtaaagaaaaaaatgtacatGTATTAATTAATGGAAATTCAATTATTGatgaaatagaaaaaaatgaagaaaatgatgataacgaagaaaataatgatgatgacaaTACATATGAATTAGATATGAATGATGACACATTCTTAGGACAAAATAACGATTCACATTTTGAAAATGTTGATGATGACGCAGTAGAAAATGAACAAGAAGATGAAAACAAGGAAAAATCAGAATCATTTCCATTATTCCAAAATTTAGGATTATTCGGTAAAAACGTATTATCAAAGGTAAAGGCACAAAGTGAAACAGATACTCAATCTAAAAATGAACAAGAGATATCAACACAAGGACAAGAAGTACAAAAACCAGCACAAGGAGGAGAATCGACATTTCAAAAAGACCTAGataagaaattatataatttaggAGATGTTTTTAATCATGTAGTTGATATTTCaaacaaaaagaacaaaataaatctCGATGAATAtggtaaaaaatatacagatttcaaaaaagaatatgaagACTTCGTTTTAAATTCTAaagaatatgatataatCAAAAATCTAATAATTATGTTTGGTCAAGAAGATAATAAGAGTAAAAATGGCAAAACGGATATTGTAAGTGAAGCTAAACATATGACTGAAATTTTCATAAAACTATTTAAAGATAAGGAATACCATGaacaatttaaaaattatatttatggtGTTTATAGTTATGCAAAACAAAATAGTCACTTAAgtgagaaaaaaataaaaccagaagaggaatataaaaaattcttagaatattcatttaatttacTAAACACaatgtaa
- a CDS encoding MSP7-like protein, whose amino-acid sequence MKRTRHITVFIFSAFLFLLNYATTSQSVNYDNEKKQINNLKERLENISSDIPEDLKNHLKDNLNFFNNSLEEAQKSLLDQPNISTSTQGSENNTSGVSTNNNLTNPNDPTQLNEQECQSIKKFIKELLSAATNDEHVNTPFSTTFKNALEKDEFRDSITKLTEALCGHTKDNHNNLRGTSQNDSDYLHSVYDKALSHLDTLQ is encoded by the coding sequence atgAAAAGAACAAGACATATTAcagtatttattttttctgcatttttattcttactaAATTATGCGACAACTAGTCAATCGgttaattatgataatgaaaaaaaacaaataaataatttaaaagaaagaCTAGAAAATATAAGTAGTGATATTCCAGAAGATCTTAAAAATCACTTAaaagataatttaaatttttttaataattcccTTGAAGAAGCACAAAAGAGTTTATTAGACCAACCAAATATTTCTACATCAACACAAGGTAGTGAAAATAATACTTCAGGTGTTAgtactaataataatttaacaaATCCAAATGATCCAACACAATTAAATGAACAAGAATGTCAATCaatcaaaaaatttataaaagaacTTTTGAGTGCTGCTACAAATGATGAACATGTTAATACTCCTTTCTCTACAACTTTTAAAAATGCATTAGAAAAAGATGAATTCCGTGATAGTATCACGAAATTAACAGAAGCACTATGTGGACATACAAaagataatcataataatttaagaGGAACTAGCCAAAATGATTCAGACTATTTACATTCAGTATATGATAAGGCCCTTTCTCATTTAGATACcttacaataa
- a CDS encoding MSP7-like protein, which translates to MKGQAIYFVFVFLYFLNCVGCNSKNNNKRTSYNKKKENLKNFDNIVLDDFYSAFDSQDNYESKLKKNEDDIIGQGIFSLISKKNQEKEKSLKGESEDNTKLQVTKVQGAQVDQAVEPLEKSPEDENKEIPTLDSPQNGNPTSYTSNLSTPPLKRMDEVFDDVLKHLNKEDKVVTDENKNKYNEFKKEFDIFTMNVSEYEIMKNLLITFSKKIDENNQIQTKIENIFNKALKDNKYKEQFKNFIYGLYSFAKRHNYLIVNKTNDTTLHKDLFENALNLINTI; encoded by the coding sequence atgaagGGACAAGCAATTTATTTCgtttttgttttcttatattttctcAATTGTGTGGGGTGCAATtcaaagaataataataagcgAACAagttataataagaaaaaagaaaacttaAAAAATTTCGATAATATTGTTCTTGATGATTTTTATTCAGCGTTTGATTCCCAAGATAATTATGAaagtaaattaaaaaaaaatgaggatGATATTATCGGACAAGGTATCTTTTCTCTTATAAGTAAAAAGAAtcaagaaaaggaaaagtcATTAAAAGGGGAATCAGAAGATAATACAAAACTTCAAGTAACCAAAGTCCAAGGTGCTCAAGTTGATCAAGCGGTTGAACCATTGGAAAAATCACCagaagatgaaaataaagaaataccAACTTTGGATTCACCACAAAATGGAAATCCTACTTCTTATACATCAAATTTAAGTACACCACCTCTTAAACGCATGGATGAAGTTTTTGACGATGTTCTTAAacatttaaataaagaagataaaGTTGTCACTGatgagaataaaaataaatataatgaatttaaaaaagagtTTGATATCTTTACTATGAATGTAAGTGAATatgaaataatgaaaaaccTTCTTATTACATTCTCAAAGAAaattgatgaaaataatcaaattcaaacaaaaatagaaaatatatttaataaagctttaaaggataataaatataaagaacaaTTTAAAAACTTTATCTATGGATTGTATAGCTTTGCAAAAAgacataattatttaatagttAATAAAACTAATGACACAACACTACATAAAGATTTATTTGAAAATGCtcttaatttaataaatactatttag